One Vicinamibacterales bacterium DNA window includes the following coding sequences:
- a CDS encoding putative zinc-binding metallopeptidase encodes MKVRPAATRRPRLAWSRYSDERLLDVRICDLGLRVEGTWLEACVAELHEDLARRGIRLRPHAWLSYDWFSPDGVPGIAIPFYLAHPRLTGLERAYMHEVEGGSREECERILRHECGHAVQHAWRLHRRQRWRQLFGSATRRYPEVYRPNPASRRFVQHLRRYYAQSHPAEDFAETFAVWMQPRAVWRKRYEGWPALQKLEYVDGLMRDLGAETPPVRSRARIEPVQSIRTTLREYYAQKREQYAVGRTDAYDRELKRVFTAPRADEHRELASSFLRRHRTEIRRMACQWTPDHWFTLDQLLDDMIARCRELKLRVEGSEARVLVDFAMLLAVQTVHALYSRKNWIAL; translated from the coding sequence ATGAAGGTCCGGCCCGCCGCCACCAGGCGCCCCCGCCTGGCCTGGAGCCGCTACAGCGACGAACGGCTCCTCGACGTCCGGATCTGCGACCTCGGGCTGCGTGTCGAGGGGACGTGGCTGGAGGCCTGCGTCGCCGAACTGCACGAGGATCTCGCCCGCCGCGGCATCCGGCTGCGCCCGCACGCCTGGCTCTCCTACGACTGGTTCAGCCCCGACGGCGTGCCCGGCATCGCCATCCCGTTCTACCTCGCCCACCCGCGCCTGACCGGCCTGGAGCGGGCCTACATGCACGAAGTGGAGGGCGGATCGCGCGAGGAGTGCGAGCGGATCCTCCGGCACGAGTGCGGTCACGCCGTGCAGCATGCCTGGCGCCTGCACCGCCGCCAGCGGTGGCGGCAGCTGTTCGGGAGCGCGACCCGGCGGTATCCCGAGGTCTACCGGCCCAACCCGGCGAGCCGCCGCTTCGTGCAGCACCTGCGGCGCTACTACGCCCAGAGCCATCCCGCCGAGGACTTCGCCGAGACCTTCGCCGTGTGGATGCAGCCGCGCGCGGTGTGGCGCAAGCGGTACGAGGGCTGGCCCGCGCTCCAGAAGCTCGAATACGTGGACGGGCTGATGCGCGACCTCGGGGCCGAGACGCCGCCCGTGCGCTCCCGAGCCCGGATCGAACCGGTCCAGTCGATCCGGACGACCCTGCGCGAGTACTACGCGCAGAAGCGGGAGCAGTACGCGGTCGGCCGGACCGACGCCTACGACCGGGAGCTGAAGCGCGTGTTCACGGCGCCCAGGGCGGACGAACACCGGGAGCTGGCGTCGAGCTTCCTCCGCCGCCACCGGACCGAGATCCGCCGCATGGCCTGCCAGTGGACGCCCGATCACTGGTTCACGCTGGACCAGCTGCTCGACGACATGATCGCGCGGTGCCGCGAGTTGAAGCTGCGGGTGGAAGGCAGCGAGGCGCGGGTCCTGGTGGACTTCGCGATGCTGCTGGCGGTGCAGACCGTGCACGCCCTCTACAGCCGCAAGAACTGGATCGCGCTATGA
- a CDS encoding ATP-grasp domain-containing protein: MRKLRVLVLMHPSLVPPESREGYSEKEAYAWKTEFDVVTTLRKSGHDVRPLGVQEELTPIRRAMVDWKPHIVFNLLEEFHYQQEFDQHVVSYLELLQARYTGCNPRGLVLARNKSLAKKLVHYHRVRVPRFAVVRMGRKPRLPDSLTYPLIVKCVAKEGSLGISQSSVVDSDEKLEERVRFVHERLEDHALVEEFIEGRELYVGVLGNRRIQVLPVWELVFENLSPRTQAIATEQAKHNPEYQERRGIYQQPAEGLPPELVADIERTTKRIYRNLELDGYARIDYRLKADGTLYFLEANPNPEIAESAEFASAALHTGLKYPQLLAKIISLGMARGQ, translated from the coding sequence ATGAGGAAGCTCCGGGTCCTGGTGCTGATGCACCCGAGTCTCGTGCCCCCGGAGAGCCGCGAGGGCTATTCGGAAAAGGAAGCCTACGCCTGGAAGACCGAGTTCGACGTGGTGACGACGCTCAGGAAGAGCGGCCACGACGTGCGGCCGCTCGGGGTCCAGGAGGAGCTGACGCCCATCCGGCGCGCGATGGTGGACTGGAAGCCCCACATCGTCTTCAACCTGCTGGAGGAGTTCCACTATCAGCAGGAGTTCGACCAGCACGTCGTGAGCTACCTGGAGCTGCTCCAGGCCCGCTACACGGGCTGCAATCCGCGCGGCCTGGTGCTCGCGCGGAACAAGAGCCTGGCCAAGAAGCTCGTGCACTACCACCGCGTCCGCGTGCCACGCTTCGCCGTGGTCCGCATGGGGCGCAAACCGCGGCTGCCGGACTCGCTCACCTACCCGCTCATCGTGAAGTGCGTGGCCAAGGAGGGCTCGCTCGGCATCTCGCAGTCCTCGGTCGTGGACAGCGACGAGAAGCTCGAGGAGCGCGTGCGGTTCGTTCACGAGCGGCTCGAGGACCACGCGCTGGTCGAGGAGTTCATCGAGGGCCGCGAGCTGTACGTGGGCGTCCTCGGGAACCGGCGCATCCAGGTGCTGCCGGTGTGGGAGCTGGTGTTCGAGAACCTGTCGCCGCGCACCCAGGCGATCGCCACCGAGCAGGCCAAGCACAACCCCGAGTACCAGGAACGACGCGGCATCTACCAGCAGCCGGCCGAGGGCCTGCCGCCGGAACTGGTGGCGGACATCGAGCGCACCACCAAGCGCATCTACCGCAACCTGGAGCTCGACGGGTACGCCCGCATCGACTACCGCCTGAAGGCGGACGGGACGCTGTACTTCCTCGAGGCGAACCCCAATCCCGAGATCGCGGAGAGCGCCGAGTTCGCCTCCGCGGCCCTGCACACGGGCCTGAAGTATCCGCAGCTCCTGGCCAAGATCATCTCGCTGGGGATGGCCCGGGGGCAGTGA
- a CDS encoding cysteine synthase family protein — protein sequence MSTPDPLPPVADVRRRIGRTAAVALRRIVPANGVRLLLKLENENPTGSMKDRMALAMVEAAEADGRLAPGGAVVEYTGGSTGVSLALVCAVTGHPLHVVTSDAFSAEKLDHMRILGAALTIVPSDDGRMTERLTRDMIEAARIIAADTGAYWTDQMRNVDQLPAYHRMAEEAWAQAGGRIDAFVQSVGTAASLRGHAERLRAYDAGTRIVAVEPAESPVLSGGPAGAHRIDGVGAGFVVPLWRDGLADAIERVSTEAATAMALRLAREEGLFAGTSTGANVVAALRVAERLRPGDTIVTVMCDTGMKYLKTFGRTATAVTAPGPSPAR from the coding sequence ATGTCCACTCCCGACCCGCTGCCGCCGGTGGCGGACGTGCGGCGCCGTATCGGCCGTACCGCCGCCGTCGCCCTGCGGCGCATCGTCCCCGCCAATGGCGTCCGCCTCCTGCTCAAGCTCGAGAACGAGAATCCGACCGGGAGCATGAAGGACCGCATGGCCCTGGCCATGGTCGAGGCCGCCGAGGCCGACGGCCGCCTCGCGCCCGGGGGGGCGGTCGTGGAATACACGGGCGGGAGCACCGGCGTGTCGCTGGCGCTCGTCTGCGCGGTCACGGGCCATCCGCTGCACGTGGTCACCTCCGACGCCTTCTCGGCCGAGAAGCTCGATCACATGCGGATCCTGGGCGCGGCACTGACGATCGTGCCGAGCGACGACGGCCGCATGACCGAGCGCCTCACCCGCGACATGATCGAGGCGGCGCGCATCATCGCCGCCGACACCGGCGCCTACTGGACCGACCAGATGCGGAACGTCGACCAGTTGCCCGCCTACCACCGGATGGCGGAGGAGGCGTGGGCCCAGGCCGGTGGGCGGATCGACGCGTTCGTGCAGAGCGTCGGCACCGCGGCGTCGCTGCGGGGCCACGCGGAGCGGCTGCGCGCCTACGACGCCGGGACGCGGATCGTGGCGGTCGAGCCTGCGGAGTCCCCGGTCCTCTCCGGCGGCCCGGCGGGCGCCCATCGCATCGATGGCGTCGGTGCGGGGTTCGTCGTGCCGCTGTGGCGGGACGGCCTGGCGGACGCGATCGAACGCGTCTCCACGGAGGCGGCGACGGCCATGGCGCTCCGACTCGCGCGCGAGGAAGGCCTCTTCGCGGGTACCTCGACGGGGGCCAACGTCGTGGCCGCCCTGCGGGTGGCCGAACGCCTCCGCCCGGGCGACACCATCGTCACCGTCATGTGCGACACGGGGATGAAGTACCTGAAGACCTTCGGGCGAACCGCGACCGCCGTCACTGCCCCCGGGCCATCCCCAGCGAGATGA
- a CDS encoding helix-turn-helix domain-containing protein has protein sequence MRVDVLALDGVFDLGLAAVLDAFQTANELAEASGLRAPRFEVRVAGLRRRVTTAQGLKVPVRSEAARAPDCVVVPAIGAKMPGVLEAALARPDVADAAAWLRERQAAGALMSAACIGTFVLAESGLLDGREATTTWWLAPLFRRRYPGVRLDEGRMIVASGRTVTAGAALGHMDLALWLVRESSPRLAALTAKYLIVDARPSQSAYALTDHLAHADDVVLGFERWARAHLRRGFALDEAARAVGASKRTLARRLQRVLGLSPLAYFQRVRVQQAVHLLKTTGATVDDVAARVGYSNAATLRTLLRRRLDAGVKDIRRRA, from the coding sequence ATGCGTGTCGATGTCCTCGCCCTCGATGGCGTGTTCGATCTCGGGCTGGCCGCCGTGCTGGACGCGTTCCAGACCGCGAACGAGCTCGCCGAGGCCTCCGGCCTGCGCGCGCCACGCTTCGAGGTGCGCGTCGCTGGCCTGCGGCGGCGGGTCACGACGGCGCAGGGGCTGAAGGTGCCGGTCCGGTCGGAGGCGGCACGAGCGCCGGACTGCGTGGTCGTGCCCGCGATCGGCGCCAAGATGCCGGGGGTCCTCGAGGCGGCCCTCGCGCGTCCGGACGTGGCCGACGCCGCGGCGTGGCTGCGCGAGCGCCAGGCGGCCGGCGCCTTGATGAGCGCGGCCTGCATCGGCACGTTCGTGCTCGCCGAGTCTGGCCTGCTCGACGGCCGGGAGGCGACGACCACATGGTGGCTCGCGCCGCTCTTCCGCCGGCGGTATCCCGGCGTGCGGCTGGACGAGGGCCGGATGATCGTCGCCTCGGGCCGCACGGTGACGGCCGGCGCCGCTCTGGGCCACATGGACCTCGCCCTGTGGCTCGTGCGCGAGAGCAGCCCGCGTCTTGCGGCGCTCACGGCGAAGTACCTGATCGTGGACGCACGGCCGTCCCAGTCCGCCTACGCGCTCACCGACCATCTGGCGCATGCCGACGACGTCGTGCTGGGCTTCGAGCGCTGGGCGCGGGCGCACCTGCGGCGCGGGTTCGCGCTCGACGAGGCGGCGCGGGCCGTTGGCGCGAGCAAGCGGACGCTGGCGCGGCGGCTGCAGCGCGTGCTGGGCCTTTCGCCTCTGGCGTATTTCCAGCGGGTGCGCGTCCAGCAGGCCGTCCATCTCCTGAAGACGACGGGCGCGACGGTGGACGACGTGGCCGCGCGCGTCGGCTACTCGAACGCCGCCACGCTGCGCACGCTCCTGCGCCGGCGTCTGGATGCGGGGGTCAAGGACATCCGGCGGCGGGCCTGA